One stretch of Podospora bellae-mahoneyi strain CBS 112042 chromosome 2, whole genome shotgun sequence DNA includes these proteins:
- a CDS encoding hypothetical protein (EggNog:ENOG503P45R; COG:S) gives MRISQAATLLACTAATSVNAFTDSAPFILFSSADLPTPNSNPQLQTSSSVLSTTKSLLSGCPTDKYILISQPNLHAADIRTSEHCLHTPNLCKATRAQNTKSAFSVAEVIGQISATELKELVAQSCKHVKGGAMQLLEVRMRGLPPVVGGGDEKERVEILEDNDHRLGERMSALDEEGEGYTVMVFSDPAELPPYRSEFDGVATGHMDLKRGLNDEFEGAVVNRRGNETERDTRGLFEKYQFFTPGIFMALITLVIVLAILTVGLKALASLEVSYGAFDKEMGPAAQKKQQ, from the exons ATGCGTATCAGCCAAGCAGCCACCCTGCTGGCCtgcacagcagcaaccagcGTCAACGCCTTTACCGATTCCGCACCCTTtatcctcttctcctccgccga cctccccaccccgaactccaacccccaactccaaacatCCTCTTCAGTCCTCTCCACAACCAAgtccctcctctccggctGCCCAACAGACAAGTACATCCTCatctcccaacccaacctccacgCGGCAGACATTCGCACCTCGGAACACTGCCTCCACACGCCCAACCTCTGCAAGGCCACCCGCGCCCAAAACACAAAGTCCGCCTTTAGCGTAGCAGAGGTTATCGGACAGATTTCCGCCACCGAGCTAAAGGAGCTGGTCGCCCAGTCCTGCAAACATGTCAAGGGGGGAGCGATGCAGCTtttggaggtgaggatgaggggtcTTCCtcctgttgttggggggggagatgagaaggagagggtggagattCTGGAGGATAATG ATCACAGActtggggagaggatgtcTGCccttgatgaggagggggaggggtacaCTGTTATGGTTTTCTCGGACCCGGCTGAGTTGCCGCCTTATAGGTCTGAGTTTGACGGGGTGGCTACGGGGCATATGGATttgaagagggggttgaatgatgagtttgagggggcggtggtgaataGGAGGGGGAATGAGACGGAGAGGGATacgagggggttgtttgagAAGTATCAGTTTTTTACTCCTG GCATCTTTATGGCGCTGATCACGCTGGTGATTGTGCTGGCTATTTTGACGGTTGGGCTGAAGGCGCTGGCTAGTTTGGAGGTGTCGTATGGGGCGTTTGATAAGGAGATGGGACCGGCTGCgcagaagaagcagcagtAA
- a CDS encoding hypothetical protein (COG:S; EggNog:ENOG503P3ZW), producing the protein MDGTAAMFAQPGMFIQPRVRKTAPPPPKKRKVQHAVEEVTFDRTAREEYLTGFHKRKLERKRHAQQIAEQKAREERIETRKQIREERKQALEEHVQTIQQILREAEAAGTGTAGKDGEEDEEWGGLSDDEVVEAPIDMEEEYIDEDKYTTVTVEAVSVDRDGLHKPKAVSSDDDEESKTEKPEDEDKQATKGAKRPKEQKKKKKFRYETKFDRQLTERKQKAKKRKARGVE; encoded by the exons ATGGACGGAACCGCCGCCATGTTCGCCCAACCGGGCATGTTCATCCAGCCCCGAGTCCGCAAAacagcccctccaccccccaagaAGCGCAAAGTCCAGCACGCCGTCGAAGAAGTCACATTCGACCGTACAGCCCGCGAAGAATACCTGACCGGGTTCCACAAGCGCAAGCTAGAGCGGAAGAGACACGCGCAGCAAATTGCCGAGCAAAAGGCCCGGGAAGAAAGAATTGAGACGAGGAAgcag ATTAGGGAAGAGCGTAAACAAGCCCTTGAAGAGCACGTCCAGACCATTCAGCAAATTCTCCGCGAAGCCGAGGCAGCCGGGACAGGTACAGCAGGCAAAGacggggaagaggacgaggaatGGGGCGGCCTGTCTGAcgacgaggtggtggaggcgcccattgacatggaggaggagtacatTGATGAAGACAAATACACCACCGTTACCGTCGAGGCTGTTAGTGTGGACCGGGACGGTCTGCACAAACCAAAAGCTGTCTCttccgacgacgacgaggagtcCAAAACAGAGAAGccagaagacgaagacaaACAAGCGACCAAGGGCGCGAAGCGTCCcaaagagcaaaagaaaaaaaagaagtttCGATATGAAACCAAGTTCGACAGACAGCTCACAGAGAGAAAGCAAAAGGCCAAAAAGAGGAAGGCAAGAGGGGTGGAATAA
- the RMT1 gene encoding type I protein arginine N-methyltransferase Rmt1 (BUSCO:EOG09265F2Y; EggNog:ENOG503Q3AC; COG:S): protein MVLLVLIHFMISVYMHHIQKPVFFAEHYPFSPPGHLEKKTAKMKLLTLNFLTCAVKTCKSSSDSFPLHPKDAELASDDVEVNPELLVNLLPRLDWKALKTTSAELGFPQLPDSPPTIEQLQSDDKLLKDLHSLLMETNLMEGKLVCGVCGHEYAVREGIPNFLLPSHLV, encoded by the exons ATGGTGCTGCTTGTTCTTATTCACTTCATGATTTCGGTTTACATGCATCAC ATACAGAAACCCGTTTTCTTCGCCGAACATTACCCCTTTTCACCACCGGGTCATttggaaaagaaaacagcCAAAATGAaactcctcaccctcaacttcCTCACCTGCGCCGTAAAAACCTGCAAGTCCTCCTCGGACTCgttccccctccacccaaaGGACGCCGAGCTCGCCTCGGACGACGTCGAGGTCAACCCGGAGCTGTTGGTCAACTTGCTTCCGAGGCTGGACTGGAAGGCGCTCAAGACGACGTCCGCAGAG CTCGGCTtcccccaactcccagactccccaccaaccatcgAACAACTCCAATCAGACGACAAGTTGTTGAAAGACCTGCACTCGCTGCTCATGGAGACGAACCTGATGGAGGGCAAGCTCGTCTGCGGGGTGTGCGGGCATGAGTATGCCGTTCGGGAGGGGATTCCCAACTTTTTGCTGCCGAGTCATTTGGTTTGa
- a CDS encoding hypothetical protein (EggNog:ENOG503P2MG) has protein sequence MLAAHHDQENVYVHQAGASNKQLGAKTPGARYPKTPLKIPLNDENANHGLGGGKGGLLQTKGNNVLVKSGKQVLVTPAAPQTGRAPLGNKTTNGKARATQNTQGGKGTALKTPGQRPTTAQRPKQAAPQTGPAKVEVRADVQPPIKADDEVEYCPPKPRDLPYESDVLPDGVLTFQGLKPENLFNDYYRYYFNRVDGQGKSALEREMEERQQRKFARGDEQIRLDMEGFDWSVGDAPESRDVFQKRQETIKVEAIPVVKKVTGLGSRPPSTIASRRAASALAAPINSIRGAPGKTAILAPKPQPRGLLLPKRKPADNILQPGTFTRDTASSIIASRNTLGYSKGRSASSAIHGKKESVTRMPEVAPKPRPLSRCLSTASSGSDATITPARFAQSSQDWKRPDFLSIFDVEDDDSAASTAVPQVDDEEEFQMSTDF, from the exons ATGCTGGCAGCCCACCACGACCAGGAGAATGTGTACGTGCACCAGGCCGGCGCCTCTAATAAACAGCTGGGAGCCAAAACCCCTGGCGCCCGCTATCCGAAAACCCCCCTGAAAATCCCACTCAACGACGAGAATGCCAACCACGGACTCggaggaggcaaaggagggCTATTGCAGACCAAAGGAAACAATGTATTGGTAAAGTCGGGCAAGCAGGTCTTGGTGACGCCAGCGG CACCCCAAACTGGTCGAGCCCCTCTCGGGAACAAAACCACCAATGGCAAGGCTCGGGCAACTCAGAATACCCAGGGCGGGAAGGGAACTGCTCTCAAGACACCGGGACAGAGGCCGACAACTGCTCAACGACCAAAGCAGGCTGCGCCCCAAACTGGGCCAGCCAAAGTCGAGGTCCGTGCCGATGTTCAGCCTCCCATTAAGGCCGATGACGAGGTCGAGTACTGTCCACCAAAGCCCAGGGACTTGCCTTACGAATCCGATGTGCTGCCCGATGGCGTATTAACATTCCAGGGGTTGAAGCCTGAGAACCTCTTCAACGACTACTATCGGTACTACTTCAATCGTGTGGATGGCCAGGGAAAATCGGCCTTGGAAAGGGAAATGGAAGAGCGGCAACAGCGAAAGTTTGCGCGTGGTGATGAGCAGATTCGCTTGGACATGGAGGGGTTTGACTGGAGCGTGGGGGATGCCCCAGAGAGCCGTGATGTATTTCAGAAACGGCAGGAGACCATCAAGGTGGAAGCTATCCCGGTTGTCAAGAAAGTCACTGGGTTGGGGTCAAGACCGCCGTCCACGATTGCCTCCCGTAGAGCAGCCTCGGCTCTTGCTGCACCAATCAACTCCATCCGCGGTGCGCCTGGGAAGACCGCGATATTGGCTCCTAAGCCGCAGCCACGAGGCTTGCTGTTGCCCAAGAGAAAGCCAGCCGACAACATTCTCCAACCTGGTACATTCACGCGGGATACGGCATCTTCAATAATAGCCTCGCGCAATACACTCGGTTACAGCAAGGGCCGTTCTGCCTCTTCAGCAATTCATGGGAAAAAAGAGTCGGTCACCCGAATGCCAGAGGTTGCCCCAAAACCTCGCCCTTTGAGCCGCTGTCTGAGCACAGCTTCTTCTGGTTCCGATGCGACGATAACGCCGGCTCGTTTTGCCCAGTCTTCGCAAGACTGGAAGAGACCCGACTTTCTCTCGATATTTGAtgtggaggacgatgacagCGCTGCGAGCACAGCAGTGCCccaagttgatgatgaggaggaattCCAAATGTCCACAGACTTTTAG
- the TPM2 gene encoding tropomyosin-2 (EggNog:ENOG503P2Z3; COG:Z; BUSCO:EOG09264XUV) — protein sequence MDRIKEKMTQLRLESEESAAKVEELQAKVKALEQENLQKEQEIISLTHKNSVLESEVEKYETQVKDLKSAASEGAQHGTQNETLTRRLQLLEEEAEQADKTLREANEKLRQTDVKAGHFERKVQALEQERDQWESKYEEMAKKYATVQKELEDFQNEIGNI from the exons atggaTCGCATCAAGGAG AAAATGACCCAGCTCCGTTTGGAGTCTGAGGAATCTGCTGCCAAGGTCGAAGAGCTCCaggccaaggtcaaggcgCTCGAGCAGGAGAACCTccagaaggagcaggagatcATCTCCCTTACGCACAAGAACAGCGTTCTAGAGTCCGAGGTAGAGAAATACGAAACTCAGGTCAAGGACCTCAAGAGCGCTGCCAGCGAAGGCGCGCAGCACGGAACCCAGAACGAAACGCTGACTCGGAGACTCCAACTTctcgaggaagaggctgagCAAGCAGATAAGACTTTGCGCGAGGCCAACGAGAA GTTGCGACAGACCGACGTCAAGGCCGGACACTTCGAGCGGAAAGTCCAGGCTCTCGAGCAGGAGCGCGATCAGTGGGAGTCCAAGTACGAggagatggccaagaagTACGCCACCGTccagaaggagctggaggacttCCAAAACGAGATTGGCAACATCTAA